In Kwoniella pini CBS 10737 chromosome 5, complete sequence, the following are encoded in one genomic region:
- a CDS encoding protoheme IX farnesyltransferase, with the protein MAVREGLGIARSLVLTTQRIRPTLQPFPSPHLPISRLLSTNVGCNRVRAHLPYPTSHSPSQIPCNNASSTISRIRFNSSSAPSSTKSSPNQQTQRQSTSEESKEDETSEKAPSPIPIHPLAPIPPPSATAEITPTASGSGSTKDPKPDAASILKLLSLAKPQWPLLTIGVTCLSISTAVNLSIPWVIGRIIDFFTPGSQATLLLGLPLEQATGALAIVLLIGAAANSGRSITLRLAGQRTVASIRNQTYGKYLALPPSHIETAGVGDALSRLGQDTSIVGQSLSENLGEGLKAILGAGAGIAAMYLISPTLTYVMLCIIPPIAVGTFFYGRFIRKLSLKTQEAMGGMSKLAEERLSAHRTVTASNTQGSERALYASKVDGVYKLQKRETFANGIFQGANEVAGDIGMIGLLIYGGVLVQRGEITVGDMTSLFIYVNWIEWSLNTLAGFFTGLMKGVGASQRIIGLHALPPPIPLGEGTPIAKSRSGSIELRGVDFAYPSRPDAKVLNGLNLRIDKGERIALVGGSGSGKSSIQLLLLRFYDPTSGSVMFDGQNIKSFVPESWRSRIGIVPQDPILFGGTIVQNIAYGHPNANREEVKLAARVAHCDFIENLPQGYDTIINKNSLSGGQRQRIAIARALVGNPSVLLMDEATSALDSESERAVNAALNDLFANSDITVILIAHRLSSIASADRVVLLDGGAVAEDGSYHDLITRRHGKFRKMVEGQLAKIEIGEPTATDPAPPTEHEALPPPESAVVHASSASESRSVERQGTNASSKERAAIKAPSSHSQRRQNHTSALQRPFFTSQPAPYSPLIKTVYGAANAPTPPLPDLPIPHITAPAAPLSAYRPLTPLNIKRLLTVYSQLSKRNLTILMTLTATTGLALSPLPLSIPLLLNLTIGTLLTSAAANTFNQILEIPIDAQTPRTRVRPLCMRKITPFHAFMFGLTCTILGGTILWYGCNPTTAALGIGNLILYAGIYTPMKRFSVFNTWIGAIVGAITPLMGWTATGGTLWPTSEQPLIFNLPFSGNDKLLSSSNNLNLPNPLTPLCLFLILFSWQFPHFNALSHMIRPFYSLSGYPMLSVLSPKLNSLISLRHTIFLTIPFTIILTPLSGCVDWSFTLTSFLPNFLFLKDSLFFYKKTNELNAKKLFFTSLWYLPVILGLMLIHKNLISWFYSFSSKQEEEEDEKEKEKEKIKQKIII; encoded by the exons ATGGCAGTTCGAGAGGGCCTCGGTATAGCGAGGTCTCTTGTTCTGACCACGCAGCGTATACGGCCGACTCTTCAACCTTTTCCCTCACCTCATCTGCCTATATCGCGACTCCTATCGACAAACGTAGGATGTAATAGAGTACGAGCACACTTACCCTATCCAACATCTCACTCTCCATCTCAAATACCATGCAATAACGCATCATCGACAATCTCGCGAATACGGTTCAATTCCTCTTCAGCCCCTTCCTCAACCAAATCAAGCCCAAATCAACAAACACAACGACAATCTACCTCAGAAGAATccaaagaagatgagacCTCTGAGAAAGCACCTTCTCCTATACCTATACATCCTTTAGCTCCGATACCTCCACCATCAGCTACAGCAGAAATAACCCCAACAGCTTCAGGTTCAGGCTCAACCAAAGATCCAAAACCAGACGCAGCTTCTATATTAAAATTGTTATCATTAGCAAAACCACAATGGCCTTTACTTACAATCGGTGTTACTTGTTTATCTATTTCAACTGCTgtcaatttatcaataccATGGGTTATTGGTagaattattgatttctttACTCCTGGATCACAAGCTACATTACTCCTCGGTCTACCTTTAGAACAAGCAACTGGGGCTTTAGCTATCGTATTGCTCATTGGTGCTGCTGCAAATTCGGGAAGGAGTATTACCTTGAGGTTAGCTGGACAAAGAACAGTAGCTTCTATCAG AAACCAAACATACGGGAAATATCTCGCTTTACCCCCATCACATATCGAAACCGCTGGAGTAGGAGATGCTTTATCTAGATTAGGTCAAGATACATCTATTGTTGGACAAAGTTTATCTGAaaatttaggtgaaggttTGAAAGCAATTCTAGGCGCAGGAGCAGGTATAGCAGCAATGTACCTTATTTCACCAACATTAACATATGTCATGCTCTGTATCATACCACCAATCGCAGTGGGCACTTTCTTCTACGGtagatttattagaaaGTTGAGTTTGAAAACTCAAGAAGCAATGGGTGGAATGTCAAAACTTgctgaagaaagattatcaGCCCATAGAACTGTCACTGCTTCTAATACTCAAGGATCTGAGCGTGCTTTATACGCATCAAAGGTTGACGGAGTTTACAAGCTACAGAAAAGGGAAACTTTCGCTAATGGAATATTTCAAGGAGCCAACGAAGTCGCTGGTGATATCGGTATGATTGGACTTCTGATATATGGCGGTGTGTTAGTCCAAAGAGGCGAAATTACGGTTGGTGATATGACTTCTTTATTCATTTACGTAAATTGGATTGAATGGAGTTTGAACA CGCTTGCTGGTTTCTTTACTGGTTTGATGAAAGGTGTGGGAGCATCTCAACGTATAATTGGGCTTCACGCACTTCCACCGCCCATACCCCTAGGAGAAGGTACACCAATAGCTAAATCACGAAGCGGATCAATCGAATTGAGAGGAGTAGATTTCGCTTATCCTTCAAGGCCCGATGCAAAGGTGCTCAATGGCCTTAATCTCAGGATAgataaaggagaaagaataGCTTTAGTAGGAGGAAGTGGTTCTggaaaatcatcaattcaacttctctTACTGCGATTCTATGATCCTACATCCGGATCAGTCATGTTTGATGGACAAAATATCAAGTCATTTGTGCCCGAGTCATGGAGATCCCGAATTGGTATTGTACCTCAAGATCCGATCTTATTTGGCGGTACCATAGTACAGAATATCGCGTATGGTCATCCGAATGCAAATAGAGAGGAGGTCAAGCTCGCTGCGAGAGTCGCTCATTGTGATTTCATCGAGAATTTACCGCAAGGTTATGATACCATCA TCAATAAAAACAGTCTCTCGGGCGGTCAAAGACAACGGATAGCTATCGCTCGAGCACTCGTCGGTAACCCCTCCGTACTTCTTATGGATGAAGCTACTTCGGCTCTTGACTCCGAATCTGAAAGAGCGGTCAATGCAGCTCTCAATGACCTTTTCGCCAACTCAGACATTACTGTCATCCTGATCGCTCATAgactttcttcaattgctTCGGCCGACAGAGTTGTTCTGCTTGATGGCGGAGCCGTCGCCGAGGACGGTTCTTATCACGATTTGATAACTCGAAGACATGGTAAATTTAGAAAGATGGTAGAAGGTCAATTAGccaaaattgaaattgggGAACCAACCGCTACAGACCCAGCTCCACCAACAGAACATGAAGCCTTACCGCCGCCCGAGTCAGCTGTCGTTCATGCTTCTTCTGCATCAGAATCGCGGTCCGTCGAACGTCAAGGCACCAATGCGTCTTCAAAGGAAAGAGCAGCGATCAAAGCcccttcttcccattctcaACGCCGCCAAAACCACACTTCAGCCTTACAACGTCCCTTCTTCACTTCTCAACCCGCTCCATACTCGCCTCTGATCAAAACTGTCTATGGAGCTGCTAATGCTCCGACACCCCCTCTGCCCGACTTGCCTATTCCTCATATTACTGCACCTGCAGCACCTCTATCAGCTTACCGACCACTCACACCTCTCAATATAAAACGACTATTGACTGTGTACTCGCAATTATCGAAGAGAAATTTGACGATCTTGATGACTCTCACAGCTACAACCGGACTCGCTTTGTCCCCATTACCACTTTCGATCCCACTACTACTTAACCTTACCATTGGAACTCTTCTCACTTCAGCAGCAGCAAAcactttcaatcaaattttagAAATTCCCATTGATGCTCAAACTCCAAGAACTAGAGTCAGACCATTATGTATGAGGAAGATAACACCATTTCACGCATTCATGTTTGGTTTGACTTGTACGATCTTAGGAGGAACTATATTATGGTATGGATGTAACCCAACTACAGCAGCACTTGGTATTggaaatttaattttatatGCTGGAATTTATACGCCAATGAAAAGATTTAGCGTATTTAATACTTGGATAGGTGCAATTGTAGGAGCTATTACACCTTTAATGGGATGGACAGCAACAGGTGGAACATTATGGCCAACTTCCGAACAAcctttaatttttaatttaccattttctggtaatgataaattattatcatcatcaaataatttaaatttacctaatccatTAACACCATTatgtttatttttaattttattttcatgGCAATTTCCACATTTTAACGCATTATCACATATGATTAGACCTTTTTATTCTTTAAGTGGATATCCAATGTTATCTGTTTTATCaccaaaattaaattctttaatttctttaagacatacaatttttttaaCAATTCCTTTTACAATAATTTTAACACCTTTATCAGGTTGTGTTGATTGGAGTTTTACATTAACAAGttttttaccaaattttttatttttaaaagattcattgtttttttataaaaaaacaaatgaattaaatgctaaaaaattattttttacAAGTTTATGGTATTTACCTGTTATTTTAGGTTTAATGCTTATTcataaaaatttaattagTTGgttttattctttttcatcaaaacaagaggaagaagaagatgaaaaagaaaaagaaaaagaaaaaatcaaacaaaaaattattatataa
- a CDS encoding beta-1,2-xylosyltransferase 1, which yields MALNLPFPSPLNLPIPRRFVILILSGSVLVLFLHTFAPSTLPPALTPNLPHHEPDASYFSPSKWLPPILNPNTPSRPIEFDEDGQCLFLSPYDALSAIEKQRAELLILEKVSPGIVKSRSPPSEGNDYDPDFDDEFSALSNETKSSPTGLTHPILGLLREGEIKWNSMLARQSQSLEEAVKVYKDKWNRNPPKGFDEWWHFAENNNVLLPDEYDAIMDSLLPFYGLPIKTLQERLEEVEKIQETFTLIVHDGKVELQWNDEYSRDTWWASRPRADSQINLLEPFIKHIGAFRATFTIHDQPSILLDHARQEELLNAARKGTVSNHANEDDRFEQVWSKACAKDSPLNKGETELPAADSFINAHGAAMDICQHPAYMENHGMLLEEHNSETHPKPHTKLYPILVPSKTMLNGDIPVTPIGRDGRRDDVGPDPEWTRKSGKLYWRGLATGLNHDKKKGAKWRQSHRERLHFLANDRTDSYTEVLSPVGSTGEAELSRLPLKELGEYYMDVKLAGGHWQCDWDDGTCDEMEKEIEFAGKDNAEKSNQYKYVFDTDGNAWSSRFPRLMASNNVVVKATVFPEWNTKSLPEWYAYVPSKMDYSDLFSIMSFFRGTPSGRGAHDEVARRIALNGQCWVERTWRREDLQAYMFRLYLEYARMVSPDRDNGKMDFILPTAGHNTHIPSVNHAGGAVPVAAAVVPPMIDE from the exons ATGGCTTTGAATCTCCCTTTTCCCTCTCCACTCAACCTACCTATACCGCGTCGGTTCGTCATCTTGATATTATCAGGAAGTGTTCTAGTTTTATTTTTGCACACATTCGCTCCTTCAACTCTACCTCCAGCTTTAACACCGAATTTACCACACCACGAACCTGATGCTTCATACTTTTCACCTTCGAAATGGTTACCACCAATACTTAATCCAAATACACCTTCTAGACCAatagaatttgatgaagatggacAATGTTTATTTTTAAGTCCATATGATGCTTTATCAGCTATAGAAAAACAAAGAGCAGAATTATTAATCTTAGAAAAAGTTAGTCCTGGTATAGTTAAATCACGTTCACCTCCTTCAGAAGGAAATGATTATGATCCAGAtttcgatgatgaattttcagcattatcaaatgaaacTAAATCTTCACCTACTGGTCTTACTCATCCTATATTAGGTTTACTtagagaaggtgaaattaaGTGGAACTCTATGTTAGCTAGACAATCTCAATCattagaagaagctgtCAAAGTATATAAAGATAAATGGAATAGAAATCCACCAAAAGGATTCGATGAATG GTGGCATTTCGCAGAGAATAACAATGTTCTCTTACCTGATGAATATGACGC AATCATGGACTCTTTATTGCCTTTTTACGGTTTACCCATCAAAACTTTGCAAGAGAGGTTAGAAGAAGTCGAGAAAATTCAGGAAACATTCACCCTGATTGTTCACGATGGAAAGGTCGAATTACAATGGAATGACGAGTACTCTAGAGATACCTGGTGGGCATCAAGACCAAGAGCGGATTCGCAAATCAACTTGTTAGAACCTTTCATCAAACATATTGGAGCATTCAGAGCAACTTTCACCATCCACGATCAACCTTCTATTTTACTTGATCATGCTAGACAAGAGGAATTGCTGAATGCCGCTAGAAAGGGCACCGTTTCCAATCATGcgaatgaagatgatagatTCGAACAAGTTTGGAGTAAAGCTTGCGCAAAAGATAGTCCGTTGAACAAGGGAGAAACTGAACTGC CTGCCGCCGATTCGTTCATCAATGCCCACGGAGCTGCTATGGACATCTGCCAGCATCCTGCTTACATGGAGAATCACGGTATGCTACTAGAAGAACATAACTCGGAGACACATCCTAAGCCCCATACCAAATTATACCCTATCTTGGTGCCTTCAAAGACTATGTTGAACGGCGATATCCCAGTTACGCCTATTGGTAGAGATGGTAGAAGAGATGATGTAGGGCCTGACCCAGAATGGACTAGGAAAAGCGGCAAACTTTACTGG AGAGGTCTCGCAACGGGCTTGAACCATGACAAAAAGAAGGGGGCCAAGTGGAGACAATCTCATAGAGAACGATTACATTTCTTAGCCAATGATCGGACAGACTCTTACACTGAAGTCCTTTCTCCAGTGGGATCAACTggagaagctgaattatcCAGATTACCGCTTAAAGAGCTGGGAGAGTATTATATGGATGTCAAGCTTGCCGGTGGGCATTGGCAATGTGATTGGGATGATGGGACATGTGATgagatggagaaggagatAGAGTTTGCTGGAAAAGATAATGCTGAAAAGAGTAACCAATACAAATATGTGTTCGAT ACCGATGGAAATGCTTGGTCTTCGCGATTCCCTAGATTGATGGCTAGTAATAA CGTCGTCGTGAAAGCTACTGTCTTCCCGGAGTGGA ATACCAAATCTCTACCAGAATGGTATGCCTATGTCCCATCAAAAATGGATTATTCGGATCTGTTCTCCATAATGTCCTT CTTCCGGGGTACTCCCTCAGGTCGAGGAGCACATGACGAGGTTGCCAGGCGGATAGCATTGAATGGTCAATGTTGGGTCGAGAGAA CATGGCGAAGAGAAGATTTACAAGCATACATGTTCAGATTGTATCTCGAGTATGCCAGGATGGTCAGTCCAGATAGAGATAACGGTAAGATG GACTTCATATTGCCAACAGCAGGTCACAATACGCATATCCCTTCAGTTAATCATGCTGGGGGGGCTGTACCCGTTGCAGCAGCTGTGGTCCCACCGATGATAGATGAGTGA